The proteins below come from a single Natrinema sp. SYSU A 869 genomic window:
- a CDS encoding OB-fold nucleic acid binding domain-containing protein yields MGNCIICGTPVDGEICESHEEDAVFEFRGTSASQLTPGRYYRGTVDGYADFGVFVDIGDHVTGLLHRSELDQRLESLNWEPGDDVFVQVLDVRDNGNVDLGWSIRQREREFRGKLIETADDEYQPEEFEDDTDESSTEPSDESSAETPEETEDLTDDRAAKAGELQAAAEETEPEPDTDSVDEGQPAVAETAGTATSSGSVATESATASTPATDDATDAEPDAESEPALKRTTIEAIENQVGSVVRLEGEITGVRQTSGPTVFELRDETGTVECAAFEEAGVRAYPDVELDDVVALEGEVEHHHGDLQVETESLDILEGEERETIVDRLESAIEREARPADVESLADHDAVAVVEDNIADAATAIRRAVMEARPIVVRHGATADGYVAGAAIERAVLPLIREKHTREDAEYHYFERRPLDGRVYDMDAATSDVTSMLEARDRHGEQLPLVVLVDAGSTVESTDGYELLSLYDAEALVIDDSRADDEVGDAVDVAVAPSLAGVDVTDVTSTALAANVAAHVNDDVRADLEHLPAVSYWEDTPEDYLALATEAGYDETGVSERREAVALEAYYQSYKDKRELVIDLLFGDDDESARPRDGDLAAHVSEQFRDKLDTELETARENLTVQGVDGITVSVLDTDAFTHRYNFPTTILLLDALHRSERDRADPPYVTLGVGDDELHVRATEPVNVRDLGDAIADAVPNGGVSVVGGQDGHVEFLPGERDAVREAALEALGETLA; encoded by the coding sequence ATGGGTAACTGTATCATCTGCGGCACACCCGTTGACGGCGAGATCTGTGAGAGTCACGAGGAGGATGCTGTTTTCGAATTTCGCGGCACGTCTGCCTCGCAGCTCACACCCGGTCGCTACTACCGGGGAACCGTCGACGGTTACGCCGACTTCGGTGTCTTTGTTGACATCGGAGACCACGTCACCGGCCTGTTGCACAGAAGCGAACTCGACCAACGACTCGAAAGTCTCAACTGGGAGCCAGGGGACGATGTCTTCGTCCAAGTGCTCGACGTTCGAGACAACGGCAATGTCGACCTCGGCTGGTCGATCCGCCAGCGCGAACGCGAGTTCCGCGGCAAACTGATCGAGACGGCTGACGACGAGTACCAGCCCGAAGAGTTCGAGGACGACACCGACGAGTCCTCGACCGAACCGAGCGACGAGTCCTCGGCTGAGACGCCCGAGGAAACCGAAGACCTCACCGACGACCGAGCGGCAAAAGCCGGCGAACTGCAGGCTGCGGCTGAGGAAACCGAACCCGAACCGGACACGGATTCCGTCGACGAGGGCCAGCCCGCGGTCGCGGAGACCGCCGGCACCGCCACGAGTAGCGGCTCCGTCGCGACCGAGTCCGCCACCGCCTCGACGCCGGCCACCGACGACGCGACCGACGCCGAACCGGACGCCGAGTCCGAACCCGCACTCAAGCGAACGACCATCGAAGCCATCGAGAACCAGGTCGGCAGTGTCGTCCGCCTCGAGGGCGAGATCACCGGCGTTCGCCAGACTAGCGGTCCGACGGTCTTCGAACTGCGCGACGAGACCGGTACCGTCGAGTGTGCGGCCTTTGAGGAGGCCGGCGTTCGCGCCTACCCCGATGTCGAACTTGACGACGTCGTCGCCCTGGAAGGCGAAGTCGAACACCACCACGGCGACCTGCAGGTCGAGACCGAGTCCCTCGATATCCTCGAGGGCGAAGAACGCGAGACCATCGTCGACCGCCTCGAGAGCGCAATCGAACGCGAGGCCCGCCCAGCTGACGTCGAGTCGCTAGCCGATCACGACGCAGTGGCGGTCGTCGAAGACAACATCGCTGACGCGGCAACTGCGATTCGCCGCGCCGTCATGGAAGCGCGACCGATCGTCGTCCGACACGGCGCAACCGCCGACGGCTATGTCGCCGGTGCTGCCATCGAACGCGCCGTGCTCCCACTGATCCGCGAGAAACACACCCGCGAGGACGCGGAGTATCACTACTTCGAGCGCCGCCCGCTCGACGGCCGCGTCTACGACATGGACGCCGCCACCAGCGACGTCACCTCGATGCTCGAGGCCCGTGATCGTCACGGCGAGCAACTCCCGCTCGTCGTCCTCGTCGACGCCGGCTCGACAGTCGAGTCCACCGACGGCTACGAACTGCTCTCGCTGTACGACGCCGAGGCGCTGGTCATCGACGACAGCCGAGCGGACGACGAGGTCGGCGACGCCGTCGACGTCGCCGTCGCGCCGTCACTCGCCGGTGTTGACGTTACAGACGTCACATCGACCGCGCTCGCAGCGAACGTCGCTGCCCACGTCAACGATGATGTCCGCGCCGATCTCGAGCACCTCCCCGCAGTCAGCTACTGGGAGGACACGCCCGAGGACTACCTTGCACTCGCCACCGAGGCCGGCTACGACGAGACCGGCGTCTCCGAGCGCCGCGAAGCCGTCGCGCTCGAGGCCTACTACCAGTCCTACAAGGACAAACGCGAACTCGTGATCGACCTGCTGTTCGGCGACGACGACGAGTCAGCGCGGCCCCGAGACGGCGATCTCGCGGCCCACGTCTCCGAACAGTTCCGCGACAAGCTCGATACCGAACTCGAGACGGCTCGCGAGAACCTCACGGTACAAGGCGTCGACGGAATCACCGTCTCCGTGCTCGACACGGACGCCTTCACGCATCGGTACAACTTCCCGACGACGATCCTGCTGCTGGACGCGCTCCACCGCAGCGAACGTGACCGAGCGGACCCGCCCTACGTCACACTTGGCGTCGGCGACGACGAACTGCACGTCCGCGCGACCGAACCCGTGAACGTCCGCGATCTCGGCGATGCGATCGCCGACGCGGTGCCGAACGGCGGTGTCAGCGTCGTTGGCGGTCAGGACGGCCACGTCGAGTTCCTGCCTGGCGAACGCGATGCGGTCCGCGAGGCAGCGCTCGAGGCGCTCGGCGAGACGCTCGCGTAA
- a CDS encoding RsmB/NOP family class I SAM-dependent RNA methyltransferase, producing the protein MEPLERYRPIIDDFDAFLAACERPLGNAVRVNTIKASVERTLTALDEEGLDYEQADWNPRVIDLETDSLGSTWTAFHGFIHGQEEVSAVPPVVLDPEPGERVWDCCAAPGGKATQIAALMDDRGTVVANDNNLGRISALRFNAERLGATSLAVTNADARNYSLERFNFEEFDRTLVDAPCSCEGTIRKNPDALDNWSEGHISSVAGIQKGIIRRAIQATREGGTVVYSTCTFAPEENEAVVQHALETESCRVVDFDLGLEYSPGLTEWDGDAFDSTLENAARIYPHQNDTGGFFVAKLEVTA; encoded by the coding sequence ATGGAGCCACTCGAGCGGTATCGACCGATCATCGACGACTTCGACGCCTTTCTCGCGGCCTGCGAGCGGCCGCTCGGCAACGCCGTTCGCGTCAATACGATCAAGGCCTCGGTCGAGCGGACGCTTACGGCCCTTGACGAGGAGGGCCTCGACTATGAGCAGGCCGACTGGAACCCGCGCGTCATAGACCTCGAAACCGATTCGCTGGGATCGACCTGGACCGCCTTTCACGGCTTTATACACGGGCAGGAGGAGGTCTCGGCGGTGCCGCCAGTCGTCCTCGACCCCGAACCCGGCGAACGGGTCTGGGACTGCTGTGCCGCCCCCGGCGGGAAAGCAACCCAGATCGCGGCGCTGATGGATGACCGCGGAACGGTTGTCGCGAACGACAACAACCTCGGGCGCATCTCGGCCCTGCGGTTCAACGCCGAGCGACTCGGCGCGACCAGCCTCGCCGTGACCAACGCCGACGCGCGCAACTACTCGCTCGAGCGCTTCAACTTCGAGGAGTTCGATCGAACGCTCGTCGACGCGCCCTGTTCCTGCGAGGGGACGATCCGGAAGAATCCCGACGCACTCGACAACTGGTCCGAGGGGCACATCTCCTCCGTCGCGGGCATTCAGAAGGGGATCATCCGGCGAGCGATCCAGGCCACCCGCGAGGGAGGAACCGTCGTCTACTCGACCTGTACCTTCGCGCCCGAGGAGAACGAGGCCGTCGTCCAGCACGCCCTCGAGACCGAATCCTGTCGCGTCGTCGACTTCGATCTCGGCCTCGAGTACTCGCCGGGACTGACCGAGTGGGACGGCGACGCGTTCGACTCGACCCTCGAGAACGCGGCCCGAATCTACCCCCACCAGAACGACACCGGTGGCTTCTTCGTCGCGAAACTGGAGGTGACCGCGTGA
- a CDS encoding PAC2 family protein — MAQIRQQGPEIDLEEPILVEGFPGLGLVGKIATDHLIDELDMRYYASVDCKGLPRVGVYRGGDRTAQPPVRLYASEEHDLLALRSDVPISSEAVGSVAECLTEWIVSQDALPLYLSGLPAEREDEPDVYGVGTGDAGGLLESYDIDVPPEDGVVTGPTGALINRAAQRDYDSVGLVVESSPQFPDPESASVLLEEGICRIADVKVNVQELLDRAAEIREKREQFAQQMQQIGQEESSQAQPLRMYQ, encoded by the coding sequence ATGGCACAGATCCGCCAGCAGGGGCCCGAGATCGACCTCGAGGAACCGATCCTCGTCGAAGGCTTTCCGGGACTCGGACTCGTCGGGAAGATCGCGACCGACCATCTCATCGACGAACTCGACATGCGCTACTACGCGAGCGTCGATTGCAAGGGGCTGCCTCGCGTCGGCGTCTACCGCGGCGGCGATCGAACGGCCCAGCCACCGGTCCGGCTCTACGCCAGCGAGGAGCACGACCTCCTCGCGCTTCGTAGCGACGTGCCGATCTCCTCGGAGGCCGTCGGCTCCGTCGCCGAGTGTCTGACCGAGTGGATCGTCTCGCAGGACGCGCTTCCGCTCTACCTCAGCGGGCTGCCCGCCGAGCGCGAGGACGAACCCGACGTCTACGGCGTCGGAACCGGCGACGCCGGCGGGCTACTCGAGAGCTACGATATCGACGTTCCGCCCGAAGACGGCGTCGTCACGGGGCCGACGGGCGCGCTCATCAACCGCGCCGCACAGCGCGACTACGACAGCGTCGGTCTCGTCGTCGAATCGAGCCCGCAGTTCCCCGACCCCGAGTCCGCGAGTGTCCTCCTCGAGGAGGGGATCTGCCGGATCGCCGATGTCAAGGTCAACGTTCAGGAACTGCTCGACCGCGCGGCGGAGATTCGAGAGAAACGAGAACAGTTCGCCCAGCAGATGCAACAGATCGGCCAGGAGGAGAGTTCGCAGGCCCAGCCGCTACGAATGTATCAGTAG
- a CDS encoding cold shock domain-containing protein codes for MANGTVDFFNDTGGYGFIETEDADEDVFFHMEDVGGEDLTEGTEIEFDIEQAPKGPRATNVVRE; via the coding sequence ATGGCAAACGGCACGGTTGACTTCTTCAACGACACTGGCGGCTACGGATTCATCGAGACTGAGGACGCAGACGAGGACGTGTTCTTCCACATGGAAGACGTCGGCGGCGAGGACCTCACGGAAGGAACGGAGATCGAATTCGACATCGAACAGGCCCCCAAGGGCCCGCGTGCGACGAACGTCGTCCGCGAGTAA
- a CDS encoding hemerythrin domain-containing protein: protein MSRKVVRVHGDAHPELHEVESTFLDLADEVTHHIEDEEENVLPELERLDDEPSLTPDEEARIREPIAHLEDEHDVAAAHLERLRSLTDDYAIPEDACPSYHNMLDRLRLLEEDMHLHIHKESNVMFPEALLRLEAVVAE from the coding sequence ATGTCCCGAAAGGTGGTCCGCGTCCACGGCGACGCCCATCCGGAACTCCACGAGGTCGAATCGACGTTTCTCGACCTCGCCGACGAGGTCACCCACCACATCGAGGACGAGGAGGAGAACGTCCTCCCCGAACTCGAACGGCTCGACGACGAGCCGTCGCTGACGCCCGACGAGGAGGCGCGGATCCGCGAGCCGATCGCTCACCTTGAGGACGAACACGACGTGGCCGCCGCCCACCTCGAGCGACTCCGTTCGCTGACCGACGACTACGCGATCCCCGAGGATGCGTGTCCCAGCTATCACAACATGCTCGACCGACTGCGGCTCCTCGAGGAGGACATGCATCTGCATATCCACAAGGAGAGCAACGTCATGTTCCCCGAGGCGCTCCTGCGCCTCGAAGCCGTCGTCGCGGAGTAG
- a CDS encoding MoxR family ATPase, with the protein MDVTDARAECDAVLDAVGATVIADREFLETVLLGVLARGHVLLEDVPGTGKTLTANSLASALGLSFSRIQFTPDLLPADVTGSHVFDESDGTFDFTPGPIFANVVLADEINRAPPKTQAALLEAMAEGQVTVDGDTHQLPQPFFVIATQNPVEQAGTFPLPEAQVDRFLVKQSIGYPDADGERELLQRRLGRTERSPSIDSVLDGDRVRTLREVPESVRVDDDLVSYIAAIVRGTRTRNQVDVGVSPRGTQRLLEATRARAVIDGRDYVTPDDVKRVAGPVLAHRLVLTPDASVDGASKTAIVDKVLDSVPVPTLE; encoded by the coding sequence ATGGATGTTACCGACGCCCGCGCGGAGTGTGATGCCGTTTTGGATGCCGTCGGCGCGACCGTCATCGCGGATCGGGAGTTCCTCGAAACCGTTCTGCTCGGCGTCCTCGCACGGGGCCACGTGCTCTTAGAGGATGTTCCCGGAACCGGAAAGACCCTGACCGCAAACAGTCTGGCGTCGGCGCTGGGGTTGTCGTTCTCCCGAATTCAGTTCACACCGGACCTGCTACCAGCCGACGTGACCGGGTCTCACGTATTCGACGAGTCAGACGGTACCTTCGACTTCACCCCCGGACCGATCTTCGCGAACGTGGTGCTGGCTGACGAGATCAACCGTGCGCCGCCGAAGACCCAAGCCGCCCTGCTTGAGGCGATGGCGGAAGGTCAGGTCACCGTCGATGGCGACACGCATCAGTTGCCGCAGCCGTTTTTCGTAATCGCGACGCAGAACCCCGTCGAGCAGGCTGGCACTTTCCCGCTGCCGGAGGCTCAGGTCGACCGCTTCTTAGTGAAACAGTCGATTGGCTATCCCGACGCGGACGGCGAGCGAGAACTGTTGCAGCGACGACTCGGCCGCACCGAACGAAGTCCGAGTATCGACTCGGTGCTAGACGGCGACCGCGTTCGAACGCTCCGGGAGGTCCCCGAGTCGGTCCGAGTCGACGATGACCTCGTGTCCTATATCGCTGCGATCGTCCGCGGGACGCGAACCCGCAACCAGGTCGATGTCGGGGTCTCGCCGCGGGGCACCCAGCGCCTGCTCGAAGCGACGCGGGCCCGTGCCGTCATCGACGGCCGCGACTACGTGACGCCCGACGACGTCAAACGCGTGGCCGGTCCGGTGTTGGCCCACCGACTCGTTCTCACTCCCGACGCCTCGGTCGACGGGGCTTCAAAGACGGCGATCGTCGACAAGGTGCTCGATTCCGTCCCCGTGCCGACGCTCGAGTAG
- a CDS encoding DUF58 domain-containing protein, whose amino-acid sequence MTGGDAERSTDARGERADGGESVGIDTRTRSETGTDDSTGRRPNADAGPNTDVNSGSDTDANADTESDTDTDTADAAESVVVNSSTQETNRWTGIAAVASLFGAAGVIITSPALLLASVVGIAYAAYARVGRPPEPTLSISRELEDGDPTSGDPVRVTVRVRNDGGGILPDLRLVDGVPAELVVIDGTPRHGTALRPGETETFTYTVTARQGAHAFEPMVVVARGFTGAAERIQRIRVDTELRCSPAETETNLPLRSLTLPLTGRIETDVGGEGLEFYATREYRRGDPLSRIDWNRRARGEDLTTITFREERSATVMLAVDTRTDAYRRPDETSRHAVGRSIEAAIAVLDALDAGGNNVGLTSFGPHQQWLSPGSGPDHRAKARRLFATDPAFALSPPESSPSMLYVQRQRFRSRMPSDSQVVLFTPLCDDDIVRIAQLLEADGHLVTVISPDPTGRKTPGERLAAVERTVRISTLREAGIRVVDWSTDESLAATLENSRRRWSA is encoded by the coding sequence ATGACGGGCGGCGATGCCGAGCGATCGACTGACGCTCGAGGCGAGCGGGCCGACGGCGGCGAGTCCGTCGGTATCGATACCAGGACTCGCTCCGAAACCGGTACCGACGACAGTACCGGCCGTCGTCCAAACGCCGATGCTGGACCGAATACCGACGTTAATTCCGGATCTGACACCGACGCCAACGCCGACACTGAATCTGACACCGACACCGATACCGCGGACGCTGCGGAATCGGTCGTCGTCAACTCGAGCACGCAGGAGACGAACCGTTGGACCGGCATCGCTGCCGTCGCCTCGCTGTTCGGTGCCGCCGGCGTCATCATCACGTCGCCGGCGCTGTTGTTGGCATCGGTCGTCGGCATCGCGTACGCGGCCTACGCCCGGGTCGGTCGGCCGCCGGAACCGACGCTCTCGATCAGCCGCGAACTCGAGGACGGCGACCCCACGTCGGGCGATCCCGTTCGCGTGACGGTGCGCGTCCGCAACGACGGGGGCGGGATCCTCCCGGACCTCCGTCTCGTCGACGGCGTACCGGCGGAACTCGTCGTCATTGATGGCACCCCGAGACACGGGACTGCACTCCGGCCGGGCGAGACGGAAACGTTCACCTACACGGTGACCGCTCGCCAGGGCGCCCACGCGTTCGAACCGATGGTCGTCGTCGCGCGAGGATTCACCGGTGCCGCCGAGCGAATCCAGCGGATACGCGTCGATACCGAACTCCGCTGTTCGCCCGCCGAGACGGAGACCAACCTCCCGTTGCGGTCGCTGACGCTGCCGCTGACGGGTCGCATCGAGACGGACGTCGGTGGCGAAGGCCTCGAGTTCTACGCGACCAGGGAGTATCGCCGCGGCGACCCGCTCTCGCGGATCGACTGGAACCGTCGGGCTCGCGGCGAAGATCTGACGACAATAACGTTTCGCGAGGAGCGGTCGGCAACGGTGATGCTCGCCGTCGATACGCGGACGGACGCGTACCGTCGGCCCGACGAGACGAGCCGCCACGCGGTCGGTCGCAGCATCGAGGCGGCGATCGCCGTGCTCGACGCGCTCGATGCGGGCGGAAACAACGTCGGGCTCACCAGTTTCGGACCGCATCAGCAGTGGCTGTCGCCGGGATCGGGCCCCGACCATCGGGCGAAGGCCCGCCGATTGTTCGCGACCGATCCGGCGTTCGCGCTGTCTCCGCCGGAATCGTCGCCATCGATGCTGTACGTCCAGCGCCAGCGGTTCCGATCGCGGATGCCGTCCGATTCGCAGGTGGTCCTGTTCACGCCGCTGTGCGACGACGACATCGTTCGTATCGCGCAGTTGCTCGAGGCCGACGGACACCTCGTGACGGTCATCAGCCCCGATCCGACGGGGCGGAAGACGCCCGGCGAACGACTCGCGGCGGTCGAACGAACGGTCCGCATCTCGACGCTCAGAGAGGCAGGCATCAGGGTCGTCGACTGGTCGACGGACGAATCGCTGGCGGCGACGCTCGAGAACAGTCGACGGCGGTGGTCGGCGTGA
- a CDS encoding DUF4129 domain-containing protein: protein MDRDTGRVVLLALLCCLAVVLVAATLPSMVENGGNGGGFGSADGGSNGDEPGDSSEVDSGPEMDTTFNFSGLCVEFLDSGVGFFGLVLGAVGIAALATRSYDTRLTIMLSVALLPLVVLVFVVLTSGCGTQTLESPAPAADLPPPAENGSGGPSGGDDGTVTGLTLPSLLVLTVLLVTIVGAFAALFYTGSDGEERESAQSAAESDDAIQRSALGRAAGQAADRIESGDDFENDIYRAWREMTEPLEVDRPASSTPGEFAAAARDAGLDPSHVDELRTMFEDVRYGDRPVTDDHERRAVEILRRIEAVYGDDDRENGDTR, encoded by the coding sequence GTGGACAGAGATACGGGTCGTGTCGTCCTGCTCGCCCTCCTGTGCTGTCTCGCCGTCGTGCTCGTCGCGGCGACGTTACCGTCGATGGTCGAGAACGGTGGGAACGGCGGCGGTTTCGGCAGTGCCGACGGCGGCAGCAATGGCGACGAACCGGGCGACTCCTCCGAGGTCGATTCCGGCCCTGAGATGGACACCACCTTCAACTTCTCGGGACTGTGCGTCGAGTTTCTCGATTCAGGAGTAGGATTCTTCGGGCTCGTTTTGGGGGCAGTCGGAATCGCCGCGCTGGCGACGCGGTCATACGATACCAGGCTGACGATTATGCTCTCGGTCGCGTTGCTCCCGTTGGTCGTGCTCGTCTTCGTCGTCCTCACCAGCGGCTGCGGGACACAGACTCTCGAGTCCCCGGCTCCCGCGGCCGATTTGCCGCCCCCGGCGGAGAACGGATCCGGTGGTCCGTCCGGCGGCGACGACGGTACCGTTACCGGGCTGACTCTCCCCTCGCTGCTCGTGCTGACCGTCCTGCTGGTGACGATCGTCGGGGCGTTCGCGGCACTGTTTTACACCGGCAGCGACGGCGAGGAGCGGGAATCGGCGCAATCGGCCGCGGAATCGGACGACGCCATTCAACGTAGCGCTCTCGGCCGCGCGGCCGGGCAGGCCGCCGACCGGATCGAGTCGGGCGACGACTTCGAGAACGACATCTACCGGGCGTGGCGCGAGATGACGGAGCCACTCGAGGTCGACCGACCCGCCTCGAGTACGCCCGGTGAATTCGCGGCCGCGGCGCGGGACGCGGGGCTGGATCCGTCCCACGTCGACGAGTTGCGAACGATGTTCGAGGACGTCCGCTACGGCGATCGTCCCGTCACGGACGACCACGAACGTCGCGCCGTCGAGATACTGCGGCGGATCGAAGCGGTCTACGGTGACGATGACCGCGAGAACGGAGACACACGATGA
- a CDS encoding aldo/keto reductase: MGTEDAETVAPGTCPTANGMPMLGLGTWQNDDAEQCAESVRTALETGYRHIDTAQAYDNEAAVGEGIAQADVDREDVFLATKIWYSNLSHDDVLETARDSLDRLGVDYVDLLYVHWPSGEYDPEETLSALSELYEEGLIENVGVSNFRPEDLEVAVDVCDAPIFANQVELHPLLPQEEIREVCENYDIEVVGYSPLARGQVFDQPEIQEVAEKHDVSEAQVSLAWAREKGVTAIPKATGEDHIGDNWESLTVDLDQEDINRIDAIDETSREIDPGFAPWN, translated from the coding sequence ATGGGAACGGAAGACGCTGAAACTGTTGCGCCCGGAACGTGTCCAACTGCAAACGGCATGCCGATGCTCGGACTCGGAACCTGGCAGAACGACGACGCCGAACAATGTGCCGAGAGCGTCCGAACGGCTCTCGAGACGGGCTATCGACACATCGATACCGCCCAAGCCTACGACAACGAGGCTGCCGTCGGTGAGGGGATCGCACAAGCCGACGTCGATCGCGAGGACGTCTTCCTCGCGACCAAGATCTGGTACTCTAATCTCTCCCACGACGACGTCCTCGAGACGGCTCGGGACAGTCTCGACCGGCTCGGCGTTGACTACGTCGACCTGCTGTACGTCCACTGGCCGTCAGGCGAGTACGACCCCGAGGAGACACTCTCGGCCCTGTCTGAACTGTACGAGGAGGGCCTAATCGAGAACGTCGGCGTCAGCAACTTCCGGCCCGAAGACCTCGAGGTTGCTGTCGACGTCTGTGACGCGCCGATCTTCGCGAACCAGGTCGAATTGCATCCGCTACTGCCACAGGAGGAGATCCGAGAGGTCTGTGAGAACTACGATATCGAGGTCGTCGGCTACTCACCGCTGGCGCGCGGACAGGTCTTCGACCAGCCTGAGATTCAGGAAGTCGCGGAGAAACACGACGTCAGCGAAGCACAGGTTAGCCTCGCCTGGGCGCGCGAGAAGGGCGTCACTGCGATCCCGAAAGCGACCGGCGAGGATCACATCGGTGACAACTGGGAGTCGCTAACGGTCGATCTCGACCAGGAGGATATCAACCGGATCGACGCGATCGACGAGACAAGTCGGGAGATCGATCCTGGCTTCGCGCCCTGGAACTGA
- a CDS encoding phosphoadenosine phosphosulfate reductase family protein, whose product MAENFPDYVDVDYSDGEGEDPEDYPHIQDKIEKAIEVTREGLEEYENPAVMWTGGKDSTLTLYFIKEVADRFDLEVPPAVFIDHYQHFDEIHDFVDHWADEWDLEVIYARNEDVGEYVDEHGLEPGDDIDISELSEHNQHHVENILEYEEDTFPFLLDTYVGNHLLKTVALNDTLEEYDIDGVISGVRWDEQEARADETFFSPRHDPDIYPPHDRIQPILQFDEAAVWETFWNFAVPDTVENFPEEGYVPEADDDLPEGVEQDDIPISPKYFAGFRSLGSEVSTEKANEDPAWLQDLEGTTERAGRAQDKEDLMERLRDLGYM is encoded by the coding sequence ATGGCCGAGAACTTCCCCGACTACGTAGACGTCGATTATTCCGACGGCGAAGGCGAAGACCCTGAAGACTATCCGCACATTCAGGACAAGATCGAGAAGGCGATCGAGGTCACCCGCGAGGGCTTAGAAGAGTACGAAAATCCGGCGGTCATGTGGACCGGCGGCAAGGACTCGACGCTCACCCTCTACTTCATCAAGGAGGTCGCCGACCGCTTCGATCTCGAGGTTCCCCCGGCGGTCTTCATCGACCACTACCAGCACTTCGACGAGATCCACGACTTCGTCGACCACTGGGCCGACGAGTGGGACCTTGAGGTAATCTACGCGCGCAACGAGGACGTCGGCGAGTACGTCGACGAACACGGCCTCGAGCCCGGTGACGACATCGATATCTCGGAGCTCTCCGAGCACAACCAACACCACGTCGAGAACATTCTCGAGTACGAGGAGGACACGTTCCCGTTCCTGCTCGATACCTACGTCGGCAACCACCTGCTCAAGACGGTGGCGTTGAACGACACACTCGAGGAGTACGACATCGACGGCGTCATCTCCGGCGTCCGCTGGGACGAGCAGGAGGCCCGTGCCGACGAGACGTTCTTCTCGCCGCGTCACGACCCCGACATCTACCCGCCCCACGACCGCATCCAGCCCATCCTGCAGTTCGACGAGGCCGCCGTCTGGGAGACGTTCTGGAACTTCGCGGTTCCGGACACGGTCGAGAACTTTCCCGAGGAGGGCTACGTCCCCGAAGCCGACGACGACCTCCCCGAAGGCGTCGAGCAGGACGATATCCCGATTTCGCCGAAGTACTTCGCCGGCTTCCGCTCGCTCGGCAGCGAGGTCAGTACGGAGAAGGCAAACGAGGACCCGGCTTGGCTGCAGGATCTCGAGGGGACCACCGAGCGTGCGGGCCGCGCCCAGGACAAAGAGGACCTGATGGAGCGCCTGCGCGACCTCGGCTACATGTAG
- a CDS encoding SDR family oxidoreductase, giving the protein MTNLRDKTIIVTGASKGLGRSMALHLSELGANVVLVARSEDDLAAVADEADGEALVAPADVRDADAVDDVVRSAIDRFGTVDALINNAGVPGRHFGDDRGALVNTDEDEWDRVMEINVKGVYLFTKRVLEAMLEADGVSGNVLNVSSGLGSYAVSNAAPYVTSKWGLEGFTQAIALEVEDEGINVNAIDPGGRVNTQIWAHLPDDEREEILQPDVMDDAAALLAAQGPDGVTGESMTAAEWEDRLE; this is encoded by the coding sequence ATGACGAATCTACGCGACAAGACCATCATCGTGACCGGTGCGAGCAAAGGATTGGGCCGTTCGATGGCGCTGCACCTCTCGGAACTCGGTGCGAACGTTGTCCTCGTGGCCCGAAGCGAGGACGATCTCGCGGCCGTCGCGGACGAAGCCGACGGCGAGGCGCTGGTCGCCCCGGCGGACGTTCGCGACGCCGACGCCGTCGACGACGTTGTTCGGTCGGCGATCGATCGCTTCGGGACCGTCGACGCGCTGATCAACAACGCCGGAGTCCCGGGGCGACACTTCGGCGACGACCGCGGCGCGCTCGTCAACACGGACGAGGACGAGTGGGACCGCGTCATGGAGATCAACGTCAAAGGTGTCTACCTGTTCACGAAGCGGGTTCTCGAGGCGATGCTGGAGGCCGACGGGGTGTCGGGCAACGTCCTCAACGTCTCCTCGGGGCTCGGCAGCTATGCGGTCTCCAACGCCGCGCCGTACGTCACGTCGAAGTGGGGTCTCGAGGGGTTCACCCAGGCGATCGCGCTCGAGGTCGAAGACGAGGGCATTAACGTCAATGCGATCGACCCCGGCGGTCGGGTCAACACACAGATCTGGGCGCACCTCCCCGACGACGAACGCGAGGAGATCCTACAACCCGACGTGATGGACGACGCCGCCGCGCTGCTCGCGGCGCAGGGACCCGACGGCGTCACCGGCGAGTCGATGACCGCCGCGGAGTGGGAAGACCGGCTCGAGTGA